The DNA segment GAGAAGACCATCGGTTGTCAGAGTAGTCGGCGAACGGACCGACAGCAGGATCAGGCGGGAGGCGAGGCATGACGGCGACGATCGACCTCGTGCGACCCCGGCCGGCCCGGCAGGCCGCCTCCCGGCGCCGCGGCCTAGAATCGCGTGTGATGACTCGCGACGACAGCACACGCCCCAGCACCGCCGACGAGGCGCAGGCGACCGAGGAGACCGAGACGATCGAGGAGACCGTCGAGGAGGCTCTCGACGACGCCGCTCCCGACGCTCCGGTCGATCTCCGCGCGCTGTTCGAGCAGCAGGCGCTGCCCTTCATCGACCAGCTCTACGCGGCCGGCCTGCGGATGACGAAGAACCCCTCCGACGCCCAGGACCTCGTCCAGGAGACCTTCGCGAAGGCGTTCGGCGCGTTCAAGCAGTTCGAGCAGGGCACGAACCTCAAGGCGTGGCTCTACCGCATCCTCACCAACACCTTCATCAACTCGTACCGCAAGAAGCAGCGCGAGCCGTACCAGAGCGCGATCGACGAGCTCGAGGACTGGCAGCTGGGCGGCGCCGAGTCGACCACCGCCACGTCGAGCCGCTCGGCCGAGGCCGAGGCGATCGACCACCTCCCCGACACCGCCGTCAAGGAGGCCCTGCAGGCGATCCCGGAGGACTTCCGGCTCGCCGTCTACTTCGCCGATGTCGAGGGCTTCTCGTACCAGGAGATCGCCGACATCATGAAGACCCCCGTCGGGACCGTGATGAGCCGGCTGCACCGCGGCCGGCGCATGCTGCGCGAACGACTCACCGACTACGCACGCGAGCGCGGGATCCGCGCCGCTTTCACCACCGGGAGCACGAAATGACCGACTGCGGCTGCACGAAGGCGAAGGCCGAGCTCGAGGAGTACCTCCACAACGAGCTGTGCAAGGAGGACGCCGCCGACATCCGCGAGCACATGGCGAACTGCCCCGACTGCTCCGGTGAGGCGAAGGTCGGTGTCGTGCTGACCGTCGCCGTGCAGCGCGCGTGCAAGGAGACGGCGCCGGAGGACCTCCGCGCCCAGGTGCTCGGCATGCTGCGCGATGCGCAGGCGAGCCACGCGGCGGCTCCGGCGCGGGTCTAGCGCTCCGCACTCCCCGCTCGACGACCTCCGGCTCGTCGGAACGTGCCCGGCTCGCAGGAGCCGTCCGTTCCGGCGAGCCGGAGGTCTTTTCGCGTGCCGGACGCCCATGAGGCGAGGAGTCGCCGAGGTCCGGCTCGCAGAACGACGTTCGGCTCGCCGGATCCGAGGATTCCGACGAGCCGAACTCGATTCTGCGAGCCGGAGCCGCCGCCGAGGGGGGCGGCTCCGGTCGGGCGGTCAGCGCTGCAGCGCCCGGCCCAGCAGGTCGGCCTGCTCGGAGGCGTGCCGCTTCGCCGAGCCCGCGGCGGGGGAGGCCGCGGCCGGGCGCGAGACGACGCGGATCGGCCGGTCCAGCTGCGGAGCGACGTTCAGCGCGATGAACGGCCAGGCGCCCTGGTTCTCGGGCTCGTCCTGCACCCAGACGAACTCCGCGTCGGGGTAGCGCGCG comes from the Rathayibacter festucae DSM 15932 genome and includes:
- a CDS encoding sigma-70 family RNA polymerase sigma factor; translation: MTRDDSTRPSTADEAQATEETETIEETVEEALDDAAPDAPVDLRALFEQQALPFIDQLYAAGLRMTKNPSDAQDLVQETFAKAFGAFKQFEQGTNLKAWLYRILTNTFINSYRKKQREPYQSAIDELEDWQLGGAESTTATSSRSAEAEAIDHLPDTAVKEALQAIPEDFRLAVYFADVEGFSYQEIADIMKTPVGTVMSRLHRGRRMLRERLTDYARERGIRAAFTTGSTK
- a CDS encoding zf-HC2 domain-containing protein; this encodes MTDCGCTKAKAELEEYLHNELCKEDAADIREHMANCPDCSGEAKVGVVLTVAVQRACKETAPEDLRAQVLGMLRDAQASHAAAPARV